A single genomic interval of Juglans regia cultivar Chandler chromosome 1, Walnut 2.0, whole genome shotgun sequence harbors:
- the LOC108996079 gene encoding fibrillin protein 5 homolog: MATVPPPIPASQLILPKPRSTNMMQTPPQLLPATYPRTFTTLFGKLLSGFRPVSTTRVAEPRSDVLGDETLADIKTELYQALQGVNRGIFGIPSAKKSEIEGLVKLLESQNPTPDPTSKLDKVDGCWKLVYSTITILGSKRTKLGLRDFISLGDFFQIIDTAKGKAVNVIKFSAKALNLLNGTLTIEASFKIASKSRVDINYDKSSITPDQLMNLFRKNYDLLLGIFTPQGWLEITYVDDDGMRIGRDDKGNIFILERSGEGEP, translated from the exons ATGGCCACTGTCCCACCACCAATCCCTGCTTCCCAGCTAATTCTGCCAAAGCCAAGATCCACCAATATGATGCAGACTCCCCCCCAATTACTTCCGGCCACATATCCGAGGACCTTCACCACTCTATTTGGAAAGCTCCTATCTGGGTTTAGACCCGTTTCCACCACCAGAGTCGCAGAACCAAGATCTGATGTTCTTGGGGATGAAACACTAGCCGACATCAAAACAGAGCTTTACCAGGCACTACAAG GAGTGAATAGAGGGATATTTGGAATCCCATCTGCAAAGAAATCCGAGATTGAAGGTTTGGTGAAGCTGCTAGAGTCTCAAAACCCAACTCCAGACCCTACTTCCAAACTAGATAAG GTGGATGGATGCTGGAAACTAGTTTACAGTACAATTACAATCTTGGGTTCCAAGAGAACCAAGCTAGGATTGAGAGATTTCATTTCCTTGGGGGATTTTTTCCAGATAATTGATACTGCCAAG ggaaaagcaGTAAATGTGATCAAGTTCAGTGCAAAGGCACTAAATTTGTTGAATGGAACGCTCACTATCGAGGCCTCCTTCAAGATTGCATCGAAATCA AGAGTGGACATTAATTACGACAAGTCGTCAATCACTCCCGACCAA TTGATGAATCTGTTCCGGAAAAACTATGATCTTCTGCTTGGAATCTTCACTCCACAAGGCTGGCTCGAGATTAC ATATGTAGATGATGATGGCATGAGGATAGGGAGGGATGATAAGGGCAATATCTTCATATTAGAGAGATCAGGAGAAGGAGAGCCTTGA